In Nostoc sp. GT001, a genomic segment contains:
- a CDS encoding aspartyl protease family protein, whose product MGKLILPNLQGKQMGQVIVTLTVTNRIDRVLAQRGFISSAEVRSYTLDDVLVDTGATLLCLPTSIISQLGLVQGGEAQVETAAGVKQGRIFRDVELSIAERQGTFDCLELTEVSYALLGVTPMEVLGLEPDLKNRKLRILPMNYEQTYLSVL is encoded by the coding sequence ATGGGTAAGTTGATACTACCAAATCTTCAGGGTAAGCAAATGGGGCAAGTAATAGTTACCCTCACTGTCACGAATCGAATTGATCGAGTTTTGGCTCAACGAGGCTTTATTTCTTCGGCGGAAGTTCGCTCTTATACTCTGGATGATGTTTTAGTTGATACGGGCGCAACTTTGCTGTGTTTACCTACTAGTATTATTAGTCAACTAGGTTTAGTCCAAGGTGGAGAAGCCCAGGTAGAAACTGCTGCTGGAGTTAAGCAGGGGCGAATTTTCCGAGATGTTGAACTTAGTATTGCAGAGCGTCAAGGAACCTTTGATTGTTTAGAACTCACAGAAGTATCTTATGCCCTTTTAGGTGTAACACCAATGGAAGTTTTAGGGTTAGAACCAGACCTTAAAAATCGGAAGTTGCGGATTTTGCCGATGAATTATGAGCAAACTTATCTGAGTGTATTGTAA
- the rppA gene encoding two-component system response regulator RppA, which yields MITSQIYNEPLTIQFDMRVLLVEDEPDLGAAIKRTLNQQKYLVDWVMDGNEAWAYLENSSAQYTVAILDWMLPGITGLELCKRLRYKVNPLPILMLTARDRMEDKVAGLDAGADDYLVKPFGMVELLARLRALQRRSPHFQPQQLTVDNLTLDYGNSTVVRQNTTGEQQKIPLTNKEFQLLEYFMKHPNQIVTTEQIRNQIWEVNAESTSNVVAAQIRLLRRKLTNSHCANLIETLHGMGYRLNLNNESE from the coding sequence ATGATTACATCACAAATTTACAACGAACCTTTAACTATTCAATTTGATATGAGGGTGCTGCTAGTCGAAGATGAGCCGGATTTAGGGGCTGCTATCAAGCGCACCTTAAATCAACAAAAGTACTTAGTTGATTGGGTAATGGATGGTAATGAAGCATGGGCTTACTTAGAAAATAGCTCGGCACAATATACAGTCGCAATTCTTGATTGGATGCTTCCGGGAATTACTGGTTTAGAATTGTGCAAAAGACTGCGTTACAAAGTAAACCCTCTTCCTATCCTGATGCTAACTGCTAGAGATAGAATGGAAGATAAAGTAGCCGGACTAGATGCAGGTGCTGACGACTACTTGGTAAAGCCATTTGGTATGGTAGAACTACTGGCACGATTGCGGGCTTTGCAGCGTCGCTCTCCGCATTTCCAACCTCAACAATTGACTGTTGATAACTTAACTCTTGATTATGGTAACAGTACAGTTGTCAGACAAAATACTACAGGTGAACAACAAAAGATTCCTTTAACTAATAAAGAATTCCAACTATTGGAATATTTTATGAAACACCCCAACCAGATTGTTACTACTGAACAAATTCGCAATCAAATTTGGGAAGTTAATGCTGAATCCACTAGCAACGTAGTGGCGGCACAAATACGTTTGTTACGTCGCAAACTCACCAATAGCCACTGTGCTAACTTAATTGAAACTTTGCACGGTATGGGATATCGTCTTAATCTCAACAATGAATCAGAATAA
- a CDS encoding cysteine synthase family protein gives MNQLAKSSSFENISNCQWKNHSKWKKITASDVTEAIGNVPIVKLKNISPVCVVSECFLKLETCNPGGSIKEKNAVYLVTRAEEEGLLVPGGTIIESSSGNFGVGLAMVGAVRGYRVIIVVDAKTAPPFRRMLKAYGAELVDVPLHEADESGSMQKARMKRARELAATIPHAWYPCQHLNPLNAEAHSYYTAREIEAHFSSNLDAVVVGVSTAGQIMGIARYLLPRFPGLRIVGVDVEGSVIMGTPAKPYKMTGVGLSFFPPNLELSLLNRAYVIPEAIAYSVCHALARREGLLLGASTGAIVAGGLHLARSLGAGARILMINPDRGDRYLETVYDDHWLNRYGFTLKEGEHLDDAIASLTPVYF, from the coding sequence ATGAATCAGCTTGCAAAATCTTCATCATTCGAGAACATTTCTAACTGTCAATGGAAAAATCATAGTAAATGGAAAAAGATTACTGCCTCTGATGTTACCGAGGCAATAGGAAATGTACCGATTGTAAAACTCAAGAATATTTCTCCTGTATGTGTTGTCTCAGAATGTTTCTTGAAGTTAGAGACCTGCAATCCTGGAGGTTCTATTAAGGAGAAAAATGCAGTCTACCTCGTTACTCGTGCGGAAGAAGAAGGGCTTCTTGTGCCTGGTGGTACGATTATCGAGTCAAGTTCAGGAAATTTCGGCGTTGGTCTGGCTATGGTAGGAGCAGTGCGAGGGTATCGAGTCATTATTGTTGTCGATGCAAAAACTGCTCCACCGTTTAGACGAATGTTGAAAGCATACGGTGCAGAACTTGTAGATGTACCGTTACATGAGGCAGATGAATCAGGCTCAATGCAGAAGGCAAGAATGAAACGAGCGCGTGAGCTTGCTGCGACCATTCCTCATGCTTGGTATCCGTGTCAGCACTTGAATCCTTTGAATGCTGAGGCACACTCATACTACACTGCGCGTGAGATTGAAGCTCACTTTTCCTCTAACCTTGATGCCGTGGTCGTCGGTGTTAGCACAGCAGGACAAATAATGGGAATAGCTCGTTATCTTCTACCGCGATTTCCAGGACTACGCATTGTTGGCGTTGATGTTGAGGGTTCAGTCATTATGGGAACGCCAGCAAAACCATACAAGATGACAGGTGTTGGATTATCGTTCTTTCCACCTAATCTGGAGCTTTCGCTGCTGAATCGTGCTTATGTGATACCAGAGGCGATCGCTTACTCGGTGTGCCATGCACTTGCACGTCGTGAGGGATTGCTTCTTGGTGCTTCCACAGGGGCAATTGTAGCTGGTGGTTTACATCTGGCGCGCTCTCTTGGTGCGGGTGCGCGGATTTTGATGATCAATCCAGACCGAGGAGACAGATATCTTGAGACAGTCTACGATGACCATTGGCTTAACCGTTATGGATTTACCCTTAAAGAAGGAGAGCATCTTGATGATGCGATCGCCTCACTAACTCCTGTGTATTTTTAA
- the secA gene encoding preprotein translocase subunit SecA → MLKLLLGDPNARKLKKYQPSVTEINLLEEEIKVLSDDELKGKTVEFKQRLAKGETLDDILPEAYAVVREAGRRVLGLRHFDVQLLGGIILHVGQIAEMKTGEGKTLVATLPSYLNALTGKGVHVITVNDYLARRDAEWMGQVHRFLGLSVGLIQSSMTPSERQKNYDCDITYVTNSEVGFDYLRDNMATSMADVVQRPFNYCVIDEVDSILVDEARTPLIISGQVERPTEKYLQAAEIAFTLKKDEHYDVDEKARNVLLTDEGFAESENLLGVTDLFDPEDPWAHFIFNAIKAKELFLKDVNYIVRNGEVVIVDEFTGRVLAGRRWSDGLHQAIEAKEHVEIQPETQTLATITYQNMFLLYPKLGGMTGTAKTEEPEFEKIYKLEVAVIPTNRDRRREDLSDMVFKTESGKWGAIARECAEMHELGRPVLVGTTSVEKSELLSRLLKELAIPHELLNARPENVEREAEIVAQAGRKGAVTIATNMAGRGTDIILGGNSEYMARLKLREYFMPRIVMPEDEDSFGVQRAAGLPTGHGGGQGFVPGKKVKTWRASPEIFPTQLTKETEKLLKDAVEIAVREYGERSLPELEAEDKVAVAAEKAPIDDPVIQKLREAYNRVKQEYEQFTTREHDEVVGIGGLHVIGTERHESRRIDNQLRGRAGRQGDPGTTRFFLSLEDNLLRIFGGDRVAGLMNAFQVEEDMPIESGMLTRSLEGAQKKVETYYYDIRKQVFEYDEVMNNQRRAIYAERRRVLEGQDLKEQVIKYAEKTMDDIVDYYINIDLPSEEWELEKLVEKVKEFVYLLADLQASQLEDITVSEIKAFLHEQVRIAYDLKEAQIDQVQPGLMRQAERFFILQRIDTLWREHLQQMDALRESVGLRGYGQKDPLIEYKSEGYELFLDMMVNIRRDVVYSLFMFQPQPQQMVQPSSEMV, encoded by the coding sequence ATGCTAAAACTTCTGTTGGGCGACCCCAACGCTCGTAAGCTTAAAAAATACCAACCTTCTGTTACTGAAATTAACCTTTTAGAGGAAGAAATTAAGGTTCTTTCCGATGATGAGTTAAAAGGTAAAACCGTCGAATTTAAACAACGGCTTGCCAAAGGCGAAACCTTAGATGACATATTGCCAGAAGCTTACGCCGTTGTCCGGGAAGCAGGACGGCGAGTCTTAGGCTTGCGGCACTTTGATGTCCAACTCCTTGGCGGTATCATTTTGCACGTAGGGCAAATTGCCGAGATGAAAACTGGTGAGGGTAAAACACTAGTTGCCACCTTGCCGAGTTATTTAAATGCCCTTACTGGTAAAGGTGTACACGTCATTACCGTGAACGATTACCTGGCTCGTCGGGATGCTGAATGGATGGGACAGGTACATCGGTTCTTGGGGCTGAGTGTGGGGCTAATTCAGTCAAGCATGACTCCTAGTGAACGTCAGAAAAACTACGATTGCGATATCACCTATGTTACCAACAGCGAGGTCGGCTTCGACTATCTGCGGGATAACATGGCGACATCAATGGCAGATGTGGTGCAACGTCCGTTTAATTATTGCGTAATTGACGAGGTTGACTCGATTTTAGTTGATGAGGCGCGGACACCACTGATTATTTCTGGGCAGGTGGAAAGACCTACAGAAAAATATCTGCAAGCTGCTGAAATAGCATTCACACTCAAAAAAGACGAACATTACGATGTAGATGAAAAAGCTCGTAACGTGCTATTGACAGATGAAGGGTTTGCGGAATCGGAAAATCTTTTGGGAGTCACAGATTTATTTGACCCAGAAGATCCTTGGGCGCACTTCATTTTCAATGCAATTAAAGCCAAGGAACTTTTTCTCAAGGATGTAAATTACATCGTCCGCAATGGTGAAGTGGTAATTGTGGATGAATTTACTGGTCGGGTGCTAGCCGGACGGCGTTGGAGTGATGGATTACACCAAGCGATTGAAGCGAAAGAACACGTAGAGATTCAGCCAGAAACTCAAACTCTCGCGACCATCACTTACCAAAATATGTTCTTGCTGTATCCAAAACTCGGTGGAATGACAGGAACAGCAAAAACCGAAGAACCAGAATTTGAAAAAATTTACAAACTCGAAGTTGCGGTAATTCCCACCAATCGCGATCGCAGACGGGAAGATTTATCTGATATGGTCTTTAAGACAGAATCAGGCAAGTGGGGGGCGATCGCGAGAGAATGTGCCGAAATGCACGAACTCGGTAGACCTGTATTAGTAGGAACCACTAGTGTAGAAAAATCTGAACTTCTGAGTAGGCTGCTGAAGGAATTGGCGATTCCTCACGAATTACTTAACGCCCGCCCGGAAAACGTCGAGCGTGAAGCGGAAATTGTCGCCCAAGCTGGACGAAAAGGTGCTGTTACTATTGCTACTAACATGGCTGGTAGAGGTACAGACATCATTCTGGGTGGTAACTCCGAATATATGGCGCGTCTAAAGCTGCGGGAATACTTTATGCCGCGGATCGTCATGCCAGAAGATGAAGATAGCTTTGGCGTGCAAAGAGCAGCCGGATTGCCTACAGGACATGGTGGTGGTCAAGGCTTTGTCCCTGGTAAGAAAGTCAAAACTTGGCGGGCTTCGCCAGAAATTTTCCCAACTCAGTTGACAAAAGAAACCGAGAAACTACTCAAAGATGCAGTAGAAATTGCCGTGCGTGAGTATGGTGAACGTAGTTTACCGGAACTTGAAGCAGAAGACAAGGTAGCTGTAGCCGCAGAAAAAGCTCCCATCGATGACCCTGTAATTCAGAAATTGCGGGAAGCTTACAACCGCGTCAAGCAGGAATACGAACAATTTACTACCCGCGAACATGATGAAGTAGTGGGAATTGGCGGTTTGCACGTAATTGGTACAGAACGCCACGAATCACGGCGGATTGATAACCAGTTGCGCGGACGTGCAGGAAGACAAGGCGACCCTGGAACCACAAGATTCTTCCTCAGTTTAGAGGATAACCTACTGCGGATTTTTGGTGGCGATCGCGTTGCTGGGTTAATGAATGCCTTCCAAGTGGAAGAAGATATGCCCATCGAATCTGGGATGCTTACCCGCAGTTTGGAAGGCGCACAGAAAAAAGTTGAAACCTATTACTACGACATTCGGAAGCAGGTATTTGAGTATGACGAGGTGATGAATAATCAACGTCGTGCTATTTACGCCGAACGCCGTCGGGTGTTAGAAGGTCAAGATTTGAAAGAACAGGTAATTAAATACGCTGAAAAAACGATGGATGACATCGTTGACTACTACATCAACATAGACTTACCCTCGGAAGAGTGGGAGTTAGAAAAGTTGGTTGAGAAAGTCAAAGAATTCGTCTATCTGCTAGCAGATTTGCAAGCAAGTCAATTAGAAGATATCACAGTCAGCGAAATTAAAGCCTTCCTCCACGAACAGGTACGAATTGCTTACGACCTCAAAGAAGCGCAAATTGACCAAGTTCAACCCGGACTGATGCGCCAAGCTGAACGCTTCTTTATCTTGCAACGCATTGATACCCTGTGGCGGGAACACCTGCAACAAATGGATGCCTTACGCGAATCAGTAGGATTGCGTGGTTATGGGCAAAAAGACCCGCTGATTGAATATAAGAGCGAGGGTTACGAACTCTTCTTGGATATGATGGTTAACATTCGCCGAGACGTTGTTTACTCGTTGTTTATGTTCCAGCCTCAGCCTCAGCAGATGGTGCAGCCTTCGTCTGAGATGGTGTAG
- a CDS encoding cytochrome C: MSIFVKRKTRDREKHEPDSDRQALQQSAEREFKRQFFGLLLVIVMWSLAMGWLLALATNAQSATPTAEIGTVDVVPAQYQLGQELYLENCATCHIGIPPAVLPTQTWKNLLQDSQHYGTQLKPLVDPPRILVWKYLSTFSRVQLDDEETPYRLNNSRYFKALHPGVQLPRPVQIGSCVSCHPSASDYNFRRLTAEWQ, encoded by the coding sequence ATGTCAATTTTTGTTAAGCGCAAAACCCGCGATCGCGAAAAGCACGAGCCTGATAGCGACCGCCAAGCACTACAGCAAAGCGCCGAACGTGAATTCAAACGCCAATTTTTCGGTTTACTTTTGGTAATTGTAATGTGGAGTTTAGCTATGGGCTGGCTTCTAGCTTTGGCAACTAATGCCCAAAGTGCGACTCCCACCGCCGAAATTGGCACTGTTGACGTAGTACCTGCACAATACCAACTAGGGCAAGAACTGTATTTGGAAAACTGCGCCACATGTCACATCGGTATACCACCAGCAGTTTTACCCACCCAAACTTGGAAAAATCTCCTGCAAGACTCGCAGCACTACGGCACACAACTCAAGCCTTTAGTCGATCCACCGCGTATCTTAGTGTGGAAATATCTTTCGACTTTTTCCCGTGTGCAGCTAGACGACGAAGAAACACCCTATCGCCTCAACAACTCACGTTATTTCAAAGCTTTGCATCCAGGAGTCCAATTACCACGTCCTGTCCAGATTGGCAGCTGCGTCAGCTGTCATCCCAGTGCTAGTGATTACAATTTTCGCCGCTTGACCGCAGAATGGCAGTGA
- a CDS encoding low molecular weight protein tyrosine phosphatase family protein, with protein MKKLLFLCSQNKLRSPTAEAVFSEYEGFETDSAGLDRHAEVPLSTEAIQWADIIFVMEKSHKNKLSKNFQPFLKDKKIICLDIPDEYEYMEPALIELLK; from the coding sequence ATGAAAAAGCTTTTATTTCTCTGTAGCCAAAATAAATTACGTAGTCCTACCGCCGAAGCTGTGTTTTCTGAATATGAAGGATTTGAAACAGACTCCGCAGGCTTAGATCGCCATGCTGAAGTACCATTATCAACGGAGGCTATTCAATGGGCTGATATTATCTTTGTAATGGAAAAATCCCATAAAAATAAACTATCCAAAAATTTTCAGCCTTTTCTGAAAGATAAAAAAATTATATGTTTAGATATACCAGATGAATATGAGTATATGGAACCCGCTTTAATTGAGTTGTTAAAATAG
- the rppB gene encoding two-component system sensor histidine kinase RppB produces MNQNKLFRLTRIRLALYYAIVMGLILSLCAFGFYRSVFHAHVMALDSEIESVAGTLHDSIELKLQSPGRLEPLAHKLFPNLDNCATGATNCIQQQPHSKRHLLGIVTKTSYYIRFFDISGKLIANAGYYPKGLPDVFNQKTWQFLKDSKGKDYHQITLALHTQNYQDWGYMQVGRSLQEFNHYLDSVKLVSVLGLLIAMGMIAGASWWLSGLAMQPIYQSYRQIQQFTADVAHELRTPLAATGATVESALLMSRIDEEDTRDILQTIQRQNQRITTLVVDLLMLARLDKQAQKLQCEVCCLNDIVSDLVEEFEAMANAAEVKLTSLIQVHQALNIIGNADQLYRLFSNLIVNAIQYTSRGGEVTVFLDRNDYNAVIKVQDTGIGIPKHELNRIFDRFYRVSSDRSRSTGGSGLGLAIVQAIVQAHQGKLNVQSELGQGSTFTVQLLLNVAPLRSVGAAQPRHRSMFLWKLMYRNLRGYK; encoded by the coding sequence ATGAATCAGAATAAGCTGTTTCGACTCACCCGTATTCGGTTGGCTCTGTATTATGCCATCGTTATGGGTTTAATTTTAAGCCTATGTGCCTTCGGTTTTTATCGATCTGTGTTCCATGCCCATGTGATGGCTTTAGACAGTGAAATCGAGTCTGTAGCGGGAACATTGCACGACAGTATCGAACTAAAACTACAGTCACCTGGACGTTTGGAACCTTTGGCACATAAGTTATTCCCAAATCTAGATAACTGTGCAACTGGAGCTACTAATTGTATTCAACAACAGCCGCATTCTAAACGTCATCTTCTTGGTATCGTTACTAAGACTAGCTACTATATACGTTTTTTTGATATTTCTGGAAAATTGATTGCTAATGCTGGTTATTATCCAAAGGGATTACCTGACGTTTTTAATCAAAAAACTTGGCAATTTCTTAAAGACAGCAAAGGCAAAGATTACCATCAAATTACTCTAGCACTGCATACCCAAAATTATCAAGACTGGGGATATATGCAGGTGGGGCGAAGTCTGCAAGAGTTTAATCATTACTTGGATAGTGTGAAATTAGTTTCGGTATTAGGGCTGTTAATTGCAATGGGTATGATTGCTGGTGCTAGTTGGTGGTTATCAGGATTAGCTATGCAGCCAATTTATCAATCCTATCGACAAATTCAACAGTTTACAGCAGACGTAGCACATGAATTACGAACGCCTTTAGCTGCAACAGGTGCAACGGTGGAATCAGCACTTTTAATGTCACGAATAGACGAAGAAGATACAAGGGATATTTTGCAAACTATACAGCGTCAGAATCAACGGATAACTACTTTAGTTGTTGATTTATTGATGTTAGCACGTTTAGATAAACAAGCCCAAAAGTTACAATGTGAAGTTTGTTGCCTAAATGATATTGTTAGCGATTTAGTTGAGGAGTTTGAAGCGATGGCAAATGCCGCAGAGGTAAAGCTGACATCTTTAATACAAGTGCATCAAGCTCTGAATATTATAGGTAATGCTGACCAGCTTTATCGCTTGTTTTCTAATTTAATTGTCAATGCAATTCAATACACATCCAGAGGAGGAGAGGTAACAGTTTTTTTAGATCGCAATGACTATAATGCTGTAATTAAAGTTCAAGATACAGGCATTGGTATCCCAAAACACGAACTGAATCGAATTTTTGATCGCTTTTATCGGGTGAGTAGCGATCGCTCCCGTAGCACTGGTGGTTCTGGATTGGGATTAGCTATTGTTCAAGCTATTGTTCAAGCACATCAAGGTAAATTAAATGTACAAAGCGAGTTGGGTCAAGGTAGTACTTTTACAGTTCAATTACTTTTGAATGTTGCTCCACTAAGGAGCGTAGGCGCAGCCCAACCTAGGCATCGCTCTATGTTTCTATGGAAATTGATGTATCGCAATTTACGTGGTTATAAATAA
- a CDS encoding class I SAM-dependent methyltransferase, with protein MNIQEAFNSAAGDYDNLRRVLIPCFDDFYKTAVEIIPGDCTAPLKVLDLGAGTGLYSGMVQSVFPNAEFTLLDLAPEMLEKAKLRFSKMGKSPKILIGDYIDTDLGDSYNLIISALSIHHLSDVDKELLYQRIYNVLNPGGIFVNADQVLGKTPDLEQLYRQHWLDSVRAKNISEEDLNAAQKRMEYDRMATLDIQLRWLEAAGFQNVDCWYKNFSFAVFGGYRPTI; from the coding sequence ATGAATATTCAAGAAGCTTTTAATTCTGCCGCAGGAGATTACGATAACTTACGTCGTGTTTTAATTCCCTGTTTTGATGACTTTTACAAAACAGCTGTTGAAATTATCCCAGGAGATTGCACTGCACCGCTGAAGGTTCTAGATTTGGGTGCTGGTACTGGACTTTACTCAGGTATGGTTCAGTCCGTTTTCCCGAATGCAGAGTTCACCTTGCTAGACTTAGCCCCTGAGATGTTAGAAAAAGCTAAGTTGAGATTTAGCAAAATGGGTAAATCTCCCAAAATCTTAATTGGTGACTATATTGATACTGATTTAGGTGATTCATATAATCTGATAATCTCTGCCTTATCGATTCATCATTTGTCAGATGTTGACAAAGAACTTCTTTATCAACGGATTTATAATGTCCTCAATCCTGGAGGGATATTTGTCAACGCCGATCAAGTTCTCGGCAAAACGCCTGATTTAGAACAACTTTACCGTCAACACTGGTTAGATTCTGTCCGCGCGAAGAATATCTCAGAAGAGGATCTCAACGCTGCACAGAAACGCATGGAATACGATCGCATGGCAACCCTTGATATTCAACTTCGCTGGTTAGAAGCGGCTGGGTTCCAAAATGTGGATTGCTGGTACAA